One Chordicoccus furentiruminis DNA window includes the following coding sequences:
- a CDS encoding macro domain-containing protein, with amino-acid sequence MAYKMIISAKRLGKRLIRIITDIFAVIGFIVMLAEAASEIFGYGGLFEFYKNYFGWIIGVIVIGCVWKNWDRLKMTVRITDSPDVTISLQICDALKGKDAVIIPTNTTFDTKMDDEFISEGSIQGQYQLKYFKKGC; translated from the coding sequence TTGGCCTATAAAATGATTATATCGGCAAAACGGCTTGGAAAACGGCTTATAAGAATTATCACTGACATATTTGCCGTGATAGGTTTTATTGTCATGCTCGCCGAGGCGGCTTCGGAAATATTCGGGTATGGTGGTTTATTTGAATTCTATAAGAACTATTTTGGATGGATTATAGGCGTTATTGTTATTGGGTGTGTATGGAAGAATTGGGATCGTCTTAAAATGACTGTCAGAATTACTGATTCCCCTGATGTGACCATATCGCTCCAGATTTGCGATGCGCTGAAAGGCAAAGATGCTGTCATCATCCCGACAAACACAACATTTGATACAAAAATGGATGATGAGTTTATAAGTGAAGGTAGCATACAAGGTCAATATCAGCTAAAGTATTTTAAAAAAGGCTGTTAG
- a CDS encoding DUF3310 domain-containing protein — protein MVVRTPKETLEEKMDAVIDDPVNHPSHYTDGIETIDYIESKHFPYHIGNAVKYLSRAGKKNPDETITDLKKAVWYINRYIDLLEKEGSK, from the coding sequence ATGGTTGTGAGAACCCCAAAGGAAACACTGGAAGAGAAGATGGATGCGGTGATCGATGATCCCGTGAATCATCCGAGCCATTACACGGATGGGATTGAGACCATCGACTACATTGAGAGCAAACACTTCCCATATCATATCGGGAATGCTGTGAAATATCTGAGCCGTGCTGGGAAGAAAAACCCGGACGAGACAATCACCGATCTGAAGAAGGCGGTGTGGTACATCAATCGCTATATTGACCTGCTGGAGAAAGAAGGCTCGAAATGA
- a CDS encoding helix-turn-helix domain-containing protein produces MIGMNATISNNVLMLLKQNGKKQNDLAEALGVSKQVMSNMLTGSRMINAIELHNIADFFHVSMESLMRSPVDTKEINAVHAFMGEVNSDSARQSLKIADEMADMVLFYARMRSNAEMLDQAWEA; encoded by the coding sequence ATGATAGGAATGAATGCTACGATCAGCAATAATGTTCTTATGCTTCTGAAGCAGAACGGTAAAAAACAGAATGATCTGGCTGAAGCTCTCGGTGTCAGCAAGCAGGTCATGAGCAACATGCTCACAGGTTCCCGTATGATCAATGCCATCGAACTGCATAATATCGCGGATTTCTTCCATGTATCTATGGAAAGCCTAATGAGGTCTCCTGTGGATACAAAGGAAATAAATGCCGTTCATGCTTTCATGGGTGAGGTGAACAGCGATTCCGCAAGGCAGAGTCTTAAGATCGCTGATGAGATGGCGGATATGGTCCTATTCTACGCTAGAATGAGATCCAACGCAGAAATGCTGGACCAGGCGTGGGAGGCGTGA
- the thyX gene encoding FAD-dependent thymidylate synthase codes for MKVELIAFTPTASGVCCDAAAVCTASDNGYRSLQHSLASGHESVLEHAVFTFRIEGISWVTLAQLTRHRLASFSVESQRYVKLDDWKAVIPDTITKSKFLQEADEQIRHSMELYRRMVEAGIPAEDVRYLTPQAITTNLVLTMNARELRHFFSLRCCNRAQWEIRHLADEMLRLCRKEAPILFEAAGPGCVTGNCPESRPCGQPRNKSDWEA; via the coding sequence ATGAAGGTTGAACTGATCGCCTTTACTCCGACCGCCTCCGGCGTCTGCTGTGATGCAGCTGCTGTGTGTACCGCCTCAGATAATGGGTATCGGTCACTGCAGCATTCCCTGGCATCCGGGCATGAGTCCGTACTGGAGCATGCGGTGTTTACCTTTCGGATCGAAGGCATCAGCTGGGTGACCCTGGCTCAGCTGACCCGCCACAGGCTGGCGAGCTTTTCCGTGGAGTCCCAGCGATATGTCAAGCTGGACGATTGGAAAGCCGTTATTCCGGATACCATTACAAAGTCCAAATTTCTGCAGGAGGCGGATGAGCAGATCCGGCATAGCATGGAGCTGTATCGGCGCATGGTGGAAGCAGGCATCCCTGCAGAGGATGTCCGGTATCTGACTCCGCAGGCGATCACCACCAACCTGGTGTTGACCATGAATGCCAGGGAACTGCGGCACTTCTTCAGCCTTCGCTGCTGCAACCGTGCGCAATGGGAAATCCGCCATCTGGCAGATGAGATGCTGAGGCTTTGCCGGAAGGAAGCGCCGATTCTCTTTGAAGCGGCTGGCCCTGGATGCGTAACTGGCAACTGTCCGGAGAGCCGCCCGTGTGGGCAGCCCCGGAATAAATCAGACTGGGAGGCCTGA
- a CDS encoding DpnD/PcfM family protein, which translates to MKEYKVLITETLQKAVIVGAESEQEAHRRVSDAWKNAEYTLGADDFQGVEFHVQGETDGDPGDKDLGRIESKGAGGDE; encoded by the coding sequence ATGAAAGAATACAAGGTTCTGATTACGGAGACCCTGCAGAAAGCCGTGATCGTCGGTGCAGAGTCTGAGCAAGAAGCCCATAGGCGCGTGTCCGATGCCTGGAAGAACGCGGAGTACACCCTAGGTGCCGATGATTTCCAGGGCGTGGAGTTCCATGTTCAGGGCGAAACGGACGGCGATCCGGGTGACAAGGACTTAGGCCGCATCGAGAGCAAAGGCGCTGGCGGCGATGAATGA
- the nrdD gene encoding anaerobic ribonucleoside-triphosphate reductase codes for MKIIKRDGSEVPFDYRKIKNAIEAANAEVAEADRLSDTEVGFIVGRIEKRCDGLGRSVSVEEIQDMVIDELDQSEHYRLARHYSDYRLRHELLRKQNSTDAKILALLRHDNELAKQENANKDPIINSTMRDYLASEVSEDICRRYIFPEDVVKAHDEGIIHIHDMGYVSGPISNCELVNLEDMLQNGTVITDTLIEKPHSFSTACNIATQIIAQVASNTYGGQTISLAHLAPFVDVSRQKYKSEIKDEFLAIGREYTEDEVNRMAEMRVRKEVQRGIQTIQYQIQTLLTTNGQTPFVSVFMYLDEVEPGQTRDDLALIIAETLKQRHEGIKNEVGVWVSPAFPKLIYVLDEDNITEDAPYYYLTELAAKCSAKRMVPDYISAKVMKQLKNGDVYTCMGCRAFLTPDTVGLNPDGSHKYYGRFNQGAVTINLVDVACSAEGDEDKFWKLMEERTELCHKALRIRHETLLGTPSDVAPILWQYGAISRLGKGEKIDRLLYDNYSTISLGYAGLCECVYRMKGVSHTDPVGHDFGIAVMKFLNKKTAQWREAENISYSLYGTPMESSTYKFARCLQKRFGKIPHVTDKNYITNSYHVHVTEPIDAFTKLSFEAEFQALSPGGAISYVEVPNMQNNIPAVLAVMRFIYDNIMYAELNTKSDYCQVCGYDGEIKIVEDDGKLVWECPNCGNRDEKRMNVCRRVCGYLGTNYFNQGRTQEIAERVLHL; via the coding sequence TTGAAAATCATCAAGCGGGACGGAAGTGAAGTCCCTTTCGATTACAGGAAAATCAAAAACGCCATCGAAGCTGCGAATGCAGAGGTGGCAGAGGCAGACCGGCTTTCCGATACGGAGGTCGGTTTTATTGTTGGCCGGATTGAGAAACGCTGCGACGGTCTTGGCCGGAGTGTGAGCGTCGAAGAAATCCAGGACATGGTGATCGATGAGCTGGATCAGAGCGAACATTACAGGCTTGCCCGGCACTACAGTGATTACCGGCTACGCCATGAACTCCTGCGAAAACAGAACAGCACGGATGCAAAAATCCTGGCGCTGCTCCGTCACGACAATGAACTAGCCAAGCAGGAGAACGCTAACAAGGACCCGATCATCAACAGCACGATGCGGGATTACCTGGCGAGTGAAGTTTCCGAGGACATCTGCCGCAGGTACATCTTCCCGGAGGATGTGGTGAAGGCTCATGACGAGGGTATCATCCACATTCACGACATGGGTTATGTGTCCGGGCCGATCTCCAACTGTGAGCTGGTGAATCTGGAGGACATGCTCCAGAACGGCACGGTCATCACGGATACCCTGATCGAGAAGCCGCACAGCTTCTCCACGGCCTGCAACATCGCCACCCAGATTATCGCCCAGGTTGCCAGCAATACCTATGGCGGGCAGACGATCTCCCTGGCGCACCTTGCTCCCTTTGTGGATGTGAGCCGCCAGAAATATAAGAGCGAGATCAAGGACGAGTTCCTGGCTATCGGCAGGGAATATACCGAAGATGAAGTCAATCGTATGGCGGAGATGCGGGTGCGCAAAGAAGTGCAGCGCGGCATCCAGACCATCCAGTATCAGATCCAGACGCTCCTTACCACCAACGGGCAGACGCCTTTCGTCTCTGTGTTTATGTATTTGGATGAAGTGGAGCCTGGACAGACGCGGGATGATTTGGCGCTGATCATTGCAGAAACCCTGAAGCAGCGACACGAGGGCATCAAGAACGAAGTCGGCGTGTGGGTCAGCCCGGCGTTCCCCAAACTGATCTACGTCCTGGATGAGGACAACATCACCGAGGATGCGCCGTACTATTACCTGACCGAGCTGGCGGCCAAGTGCTCAGCGAAACGCATGGTGCCGGATTACATCAGCGCCAAGGTGATGAAGCAGCTGAAGAACGGGGATGTGTACACCTGCATGGGCTGCCGGGCATTTTTGACACCGGATACCGTAGGCTTGAATCCGGATGGCAGCCACAAGTACTATGGCCGCTTCAATCAGGGAGCGGTGACGATCAACCTGGTGGACGTGGCCTGCAGCGCGGAAGGCGATGAGGATAAGTTCTGGAAACTCATGGAAGAGCGGACCGAGCTTTGCCACAAGGCGCTCCGCATCCGGCATGAGACCCTGCTGGGGACACCTTCCGATGTCGCTCCGATCCTCTGGCAGTATGGAGCAATCAGCCGTCTTGGAAAAGGCGAGAAGATCGACCGTCTGCTGTATGACAACTACAGTACCATCAGCCTCGGTTATGCCGGGCTCTGCGAGTGTGTATATCGGATGAAGGGTGTCAGCCATACAGATCCTGTCGGTCATGACTTCGGCATCGCCGTTATGAAGTTCCTGAACAAGAAGACAGCCCAGTGGCGTGAAGCGGAGAACATCAGCTATAGCCTTTATGGCACGCCGATGGAATCCAGCACGTACAAATTCGCCCGCTGTCTGCAAAAGCGTTTCGGTAAGATTCCGCATGTGACGGATAAGAATTACATCACCAATTCCTATCACGTTCATGTGACGGAACCGATTGACGCTTTTACAAAGCTCTCCTTTGAGGCAGAGTTTCAGGCGCTCAGTCCTGGCGGCGCGATCTCCTATGTGGAGGTCCCCAACATGCAGAACAACATTCCTGCGGTGCTGGCCGTCATGCGATTCATTTACGACAACATCATGTATGCCGAACTGAACACCAAGAGTGATTACTGTCAGGTCTGCGGCTATGATGGCGAAATCAAGATCGTGGAGGACGATGGGAAGCTCGTCTGGGAATGCCCGAACTGCGGCAACCGGGACGAGAAGCGGATGAATGTGTGTCGCCGTGTCTGCGGGTACCTGGGCACCAACTACTTCAACCAGGGCAGAACGCAGGAGATTGCTGAGCGGGTACTGCATCTGTAA
- a CDS encoding site-specific DNA-methyltransferase has protein sequence MQKTAELKVLPVSVLKPAEYNPRKKLKAGDKEYEKIKNSIEEFGFADPLVVNSDMTIIGGHQRLTVAMDLGYTEVPCAVVDIDKVREKALNIALNKITGAWDDTLLAELLEDIQNSNFDLGKTGFDPPEINTLFNKLHDKQVHEDDFDVDSELQQPVFSQLGDLWLIGKHRVICGDSTGEEIYTRLMDGDKANLVLTDPPYNVDVEETAGKIMNDNMGDQEFYNFLLSAYRCMHANLADDGSIYVWHADTEGLNFRKAFKDAGFYLSGCCIWKKNSLVLGRSPYQWIHEPCLFGWKQKGKHQWYSDRKQTTVWEYDKPRSSKEHPTMKPITLMSYPIKNSTMTNGIVLDPFLGSGSTLIACMQTDRICRGIELDPKFVDVIVKRAIQENGGKYDDVFVIRDGQKLRFDEVASFEPQEVDE, from the coding sequence ATGCAGAAGACTGCTGAACTGAAAGTCCTGCCGGTATCGGTACTCAAACCGGCAGAATACAATCCCCGCAAAAAGCTGAAGGCCGGGGATAAAGAGTACGAAAAGATCAAGAACAGCATTGAGGAGTTCGGCTTTGCCGATCCGCTGGTCGTAAACTCCGACATGACGATCATTGGCGGACATCAGCGACTGACGGTGGCCATGGACCTCGGCTACACCGAAGTGCCCTGTGCTGTGGTGGACATCGACAAGGTCCGGGAGAAGGCGCTGAACATTGCGCTGAACAAGATCACCGGTGCCTGGGATGATACCCTGCTGGCAGAACTCCTAGAGGATATCCAGAACAGCAACTTTGATCTCGGCAAGACGGGCTTTGATCCGCCTGAGATCAACACCCTGTTTAACAAGCTCCATGACAAGCAGGTCCACGAGGACGACTTCGATGTGGATTCCGAACTGCAACAGCCGGTATTCAGCCAGCTGGGTGACCTTTGGCTGATCGGAAAACACCGGGTGATCTGCGGCGACAGCACCGGTGAAGAAATCTACACCCGCCTGATGGATGGCGACAAAGCCAACCTGGTCCTGACGGATCCGCCCTATAACGTGGACGTGGAAGAGACGGCCGGGAAGATCATGAACGACAACATGGGCGATCAGGAGTTTTACAACTTCCTGCTTTCTGCGTATCGCTGCATGCACGCCAACCTGGCTGACGACGGCAGCATCTATGTCTGGCATGCGGATACGGAGGGGTTGAACTTCCGTAAGGCCTTCAAGGACGCGGGCTTCTATCTCTCCGGATGCTGCATCTGGAAAAAGAACAGCCTGGTGCTGGGACGCAGCCCTTACCAGTGGATTCATGAGCCATGCCTCTTTGGCTGGAAGCAGAAGGGCAAGCATCAGTGGTATTCCGACAGGAAGCAGACCACCGTGTGGGAATATGATAAGCCGCGATCCTCCAAGGAGCACCCGACCATGAAGCCGATCACGCTTATGAGCTATCCCATTAAGAACAGCACTATGACCAACGGCATCGTCCTGGACCCCTTCCTGGGCAGCGGCTCGACCCTGATCGCCTGCATGCAGACGGACCGCATCTGCCGGGGCATCGAGCTTGATCCCAAGTTCGTGGATGTCATCGTGAAACGGGCGATTCAGGAAAACGGCGGTAAGTACGATGACGTGTTTGTCATCCGGGATGGCCAGAAGCTCCGCTTCGATGAGGTGGCTTCCTTTGAACCGCAGGAGGTGGATGAATGA
- a CDS encoding transposase — protein MSIPESIKSRRPTQFGAVEIRFIGGHYYTYLVSSKWDAAKGRPQKVTGKSIGKITEADGFIPNTNGLRLMQEMRLMPDVAPSVKNYGAYEVLQQLTPDLSDSLRKYFPDSFREIRTLSLIRLVDKISSAKMIQPLFLDSYMSDICGDISISEGSVRKFIAGLGSKQDRIDAFMKSQVMPGTTLLFDGTSIFTKSADSLAAKGYNPDHSLDPQARLLYVFEKDSHKPVFYRVVQGSIVDKSAFMDTVNAAGCSDCIIIADKGFYSKPNVSALLNAGMRYILPLQENTVNVEPEFYQNPSDGKWDNVFSYNKRAVWCRKRRSGNRGNFIYTFRDDSRRAELVGHFVERAEKDYGEEERRPKDVVNEVRMGYFSFCSNLDVEPREIYLDYKERWDIEQCFDYLKNSVSTNASHAHTDDYFRGWAFLNHVSLLYYYGLLNAVRNTKLDDRYSAEDVLKLTKNIYRVDTGDKEGIRISAIQKKTQAILDTLGVDLLRKK, from the coding sequence ATGAGCATTCCTGAATCAATCAAGAGCAGACGGCCGACCCAGTTCGGAGCAGTCGAGATCCGCTTTATCGGCGGGCATTATTACACTTACCTGGTTTCTTCCAAGTGGGATGCCGCCAAGGGCAGGCCTCAGAAGGTCACAGGAAAGAGCATCGGCAAGATCACCGAGGCGGACGGCTTCATACCGAACACCAATGGTCTCCGTCTCATGCAGGAAATGCGGCTTATGCCGGATGTCGCTCCGTCCGTAAAGAATTATGGCGCGTACGAAGTCCTGCAGCAGCTGACGCCGGATCTCAGCGACAGCCTCCGGAAATACTTTCCTGATTCATTCCGTGAGATCCGTACGCTCTCCCTGATTCGCCTTGTGGACAAGATCTCGTCCGCAAAGATGATCCAGCCGCTGTTCCTTGATTCCTACATGAGCGACATCTGCGGGGACATCTCGATATCGGAAGGCTCCGTCCGGAAGTTCATTGCCGGTCTTGGTTCGAAACAGGACAGAATCGACGCGTTCATGAAATCCCAGGTTATGCCGGGAACAACGCTCCTTTTCGACGGGACTTCCATCTTCACAAAGTCTGCCGATTCGCTCGCGGCGAAAGGGTATAACCCGGATCATAGTCTCGACCCTCAGGCGCGCCTTCTGTATGTCTTCGAAAAGGATTCCCACAAGCCTGTGTTCTACCGCGTCGTGCAGGGATCCATCGTCGATAAGAGTGCTTTCATGGATACCGTTAACGCTGCTGGGTGCAGTGACTGCATCATCATTGCGGACAAAGGCTTCTACTCCAAGCCGAACGTGTCTGCCCTTCTGAATGCGGGCATGCGTTACATTCTTCCACTACAGGAAAACACCGTTAATGTCGAGCCGGAGTTCTACCAGAATCCAAGCGACGGTAAGTGGGACAATGTCTTTTCTTACAACAAACGCGCCGTCTGGTGCCGGAAGCGCAGGAGCGGGAATCGCGGTAACTTCATCTACACGTTTCGCGATGATTCCAGACGGGCGGAACTGGTCGGTCACTTCGTGGAGCGGGCAGAGAAAGATTATGGCGAAGAAGAACGTCGGCCGAAGGACGTCGTGAATGAAGTACGCATGGGCTATTTCTCCTTCTGTAGCAACCTCGATGTCGAGCCGAGGGAGATTTATCTCGACTATAAGGAACGCTGGGACATCGAACAGTGCTTCGACTACCTGAAAAACAGCGTATCAACAAATGCATCCCATGCCCATACGGATGATTACTTCCGAGGCTGGGCGTTCCTGAACCATGTCAGCCTGCTCTATTACTACGGCCTTCTGAACGCGGTCAGGAACACGAAACTGGACGACAGGTATTCCGCGGAGGATGTACTGAAACTGACGAAGAATATCTACCGTGTCGACACCGGCGACAAAGAGGGAATCCGGATCTCCGCAATCCAGAAAAAGACTCAAGCAATCCTGGATACACTCGGAGTCGATCTATTACGTAAAAAATGA
- a CDS encoding gamma-glutamylcyclotransferase family protein yields the protein MNDFWKGFQLIRQEDNEVFCIAYGSNLDEARMKKRCPSAEVFGTSVIGGYRLLFKQSMTGAYATIEQDANGCVPVVIYRITAEDELKLDRFEGYPKYYYKRDFLLPVWGLNGRKKKLRRNCIGYILHEYRMLGEPCEDYFDLLDRGYERWGFEKSILKKAMEDSIGRDAAALWLAEYYGEEDDHE from the coding sequence ATGAATGACTTCTGGAAAGGCTTCCAGCTGATCCGACAGGAAGACAACGAGGTCTTCTGCATTGCTTATGGCAGCAACCTGGATGAGGCCAGGATGAAAAAGCGCTGTCCCAGCGCCGAGGTGTTTGGCACTTCAGTCATCGGCGGATACAGGCTGCTGTTCAAGCAGAGCATGACGGGTGCTTATGCGACCATCGAACAGGACGCCAACGGCTGTGTGCCGGTGGTGATCTACCGGATCACGGCGGAGGACGAGCTGAAGCTGGATCGGTTTGAAGGATATCCCAAGTATTACTACAAGCGGGATTTCCTGCTTCCCGTGTGGGGACTGAACGGCAGGAAGAAAAAGCTTCGGCGAAACTGCATCGGCTACATCCTGCATGAATACCGGATGCTTGGAGAGCCGTGCGAGGATTACTTCGACCTGCTGGATCGCGGATACGAGCGATGGGGCTTTGAAAAGAGCATCCTGAAAAAGGCGATGGAGGACAGCATCGGAAGAGACGCAGCAGCCCTTTGGCTGGCAGAATATTACGGTGAGGAGGACGATCATGAGTAA
- the nrdG gene encoding anaerobic ribonucleoside-triphosphate reductase activating protein, with amino-acid sequence MNYAEIKKVDIANGPGVRVSLFVSGCRNHCKGCFNPETWDFDYGRPFTRATEDEIIKALRPSWIQGLSILGGEPAEEENAAILIPFLKRVRAVLPNKDIWLYSGYTYEVLRDKEILTLADVLVDGPFLLEQKDAGLAFRGSRNQRIIDLREKES; translated from the coding sequence ATGAATTATGCGGAGATCAAGAAGGTAGACATCGCCAACGGTCCTGGTGTCCGAGTGTCCTTGTTCGTTTCCGGGTGCCGGAACCATTGCAAGGGATGCTTTAATCCGGAGACCTGGGATTTCGACTACGGTCGACCCTTCACCAGAGCAACTGAAGATGAGATTATCAAGGCCCTGCGTCCTTCGTGGATACAGGGTCTTTCCATTCTCGGCGGCGAACCGGCAGAAGAAGAGAATGCAGCGATCCTGATCCCATTCCTGAAACGGGTGAGAGCCGTGCTGCCGAATAAAGATATCTGGCTGTACTCCGGATACACCTATGAGGTGCTTCGGGACAAGGAGATCCTGACACTGGCTGATGTGCTGGTGGATGGACCTTTTCTCCTGGAGCAGAAGGACGCCGGGCTTGCTTTTCGCGGCAGCAGGAATCAGCGGATCATTGATCTGAGGGAGAAAGAGTCATGA
- a CDS encoding ImmA/IrrE family metallo-endopeptidase — protein MFKALENSLYVVDRAKYELIRQRANAFNSNYTGSNIIQDDIFHIIENYVLQHGMRLELFRYPLGDDDFCACTFIRSGSVFVVINSAMTVSKQIFAAAHEFYHLYNYFEEYDPTYQQHGSILDSATMDEETTKLEDKEANAFAGLILAPTRSLQEQMDIYHIRRDAIGIKDILMLMEIYAIPYKAMVLRLFEDEIISEEKARELFQIIEKEIARQSELTGRAKRWQRADKEIAFGSLNENMERVSSLDAVDEDQIRQDSARIKEIMGIISGKA, from the coding sequence ATGTTCAAAGCACTTGAAAACTCCTTGTATGTGGTAGATCGGGCTAAGTATGAACTTATCCGGCAAAGGGCAAATGCCTTTAATTCCAATTATACAGGGAGTAATATCATTCAAGACGATATTTTCCATATTATCGAAAACTATGTTCTCCAGCATGGGATGCGCCTGGAGCTTTTTCGGTATCCGCTGGGCGATGACGATTTCTGCGCATGCACATTCATCAGAAGCGGAAGTGTCTTTGTCGTGATTAATTCAGCAATGACGGTGTCAAAGCAGATATTTGCGGCTGCCCATGAATTCTATCATCTTTATAACTACTTTGAAGAATATGACCCGACATACCAGCAGCACGGCTCTATTCTTGATTCCGCGACGATGGATGAGGAAACGACAAAGCTAGAGGATAAGGAAGCAAATGCTTTCGCTGGTCTAATCCTGGCACCGACGCGATCACTCCAGGAACAGATGGATATTTATCACATCCGCCGGGATGCCATCGGAATTAAAGATATCCTGATGCTGATGGAGATTTATGCGATACCTTACAAGGCAATGGTGCTTCGTCTGTTTGAGGATGAAATCATTAGCGAAGAGAAAGCCAGAGAACTTTTCCAGATCATTGAAAAGGAAATCGCCCGTCAAAGTGAACTAACCGGCCGAGCGAAGAGATGGCAACGAGCAGATAAAGAGATTGCTTTCGGCAGTCTCAATGAAAATATGGAGAGGGTATCCAGCCTAGATGCTGTTGACGAAGATCAAATCAGGCAGGATTCGGCACGGATCAAGGAAATCATGGGTATCATCTCCGGGAAAGCATAA
- a CDS encoding TIR domain-containing protein, giving the protein MAYHNKVYVSMDADNDLHYYRLMQAWKQNDNIGFNFYDAHDINNIYDKSEASIKAGLEERFRHSKAFVLLVGDHTKYLYKYVRWEIEQAIKRNLPCIVVNINGKRSCDYDLCPALMRDHLAIHISFNARILQYALENWPDSAVRHERDGKTGPFYYKGEVYKQLGL; this is encoded by the coding sequence ATGGCTTACCATAATAAAGTATATGTTTCTATGGATGCAGATAATGATCTGCATTATTATCGACTTATGCAAGCGTGGAAACAGAACGATAACATTGGATTCAATTTTTATGATGCGCACGATATCAACAATATATATGATAAAAGTGAAGCATCAATAAAAGCAGGACTCGAAGAACGCTTCCGGCATTCAAAAGCTTTTGTTCTTCTTGTCGGTGACCACACAAAATATCTGTACAAGTATGTTCGTTGGGAAATAGAACAAGCCATTAAGCGAAATCTACCTTGTATTGTGGTCAACATCAATGGGAAGAGATCCTGCGATTATGATCTTTGCCCGGCATTAATGCGCGATCATTTAGCCATTCATATCAGTTTCAATGCGCGAATACTACAGTATGCACTTGAAAACTGGCCTGATTCTGCAGTTAGGCATGAGCGAGATGGTAAAACAGGACCTTTTTACTATAAAGGAGAGGTGTATAAACAGCTTGGCCTATAA
- a CDS encoding amidoligase family protein: MTEKTARQIENMKAQTFGVEVEGNNITRQNAARVAAEYFGTGRYEYTASRNGYMTWSAWDAQGREWKFQRDVSISGPDDEKCELVTPILTYTDMETFQELLRKLRHAGMKSSPSRGCGVHIHIGLKGLDGRDHNAKTLRNLVNIMAAHETQIGRAIKIDQGRTGHYCKVVNPDFLARVNRQKPQTMQRLADCWYEGNHASYGRNQHYNDSRYHMLNLHASFTKGTIEFRLFQFSDPHDGKRGGIHAGEMKAYIQLCLAMSELAKEIAYASPKPQQTENEKYAFRCWMLRLGFIGDEFETAREILLKNMDGNAAWRQAAC, encoded by the coding sequence ATGACAGAGAAAACCGCCCGCCAGATCGAGAACATGAAAGCCCAGACCTTCGGAGTAGAGGTTGAGGGAAACAACATCACCCGCCAGAACGCAGCCAGGGTAGCTGCTGAGTACTTCGGCACCGGCCGCTACGAATACACGGCCAGCCGGAACGGGTACATGACCTGGAGCGCCTGGGATGCACAGGGCCGGGAATGGAAATTCCAGCGGGACGTGAGCATCAGCGGACCGGACGATGAAAAGTGCGAACTGGTCACCCCGATCCTGACCTACACGGACATGGAAACCTTCCAGGAACTCCTCCGGAAGCTCCGCCACGCCGGAATGAAGAGCAGCCCCTCCAGAGGCTGCGGGGTACACATTCATATCGGCCTCAAAGGCCTGGACGGCAGAGACCACAACGCCAAGACCTTGCGGAACCTGGTGAACATCATGGCCGCACATGAGACCCAGATCGGACGGGCGATCAAGATTGATCAGGGCCGCACCGGACACTACTGCAAGGTGGTCAACCCCGACTTCCTGGCCAGGGTCAACCGCCAGAAGCCCCAGACCATGCAGCGCCTAGCGGATTGCTGGTACGAAGGCAACCACGCCAGCTACGGCAGGAACCAGCATTACAACGACAGCCGGTACCACATGCTGAACCTCCACGCGAGCTTCACGAAGGGGACCATTGAATTCCGCCTCTTCCAGTTTTCCGACCCGCACGACGGCAAGCGCGGCGGCATTCACGCAGGTGAGATGAAGGCTTACATCCAGCTTTGCCTGGCCATGAGCGAACTGGCCAAGGAGATCGCCTACGCCAGCCCCAAGCCCCAGCAGACCGAAAACGAGAAATACGCCTTCCGCTGCTGGATGCTCCGCCTCGGCTTCATCGGAGACGAGTTCGAGACGGCCAGGGAGATCCTCCTGAAGAACATGGACGGCAACGCAGCCTGGAGACAGGCCGCCTGCTGA